In one window of Pseudobdellovibrionaceae bacterium DNA:
- the lpxK gene encoding tetraacyldisaccharide 4'-kinase — MKKRDMLAPLGLLFSFLSGARGRLYDWKVKPAESVGVPVVSVGNLTVGGTGKTPVIAALIEWAIQSGYRPGVVSRGYGRQSYGVQAVHADDESAERFGDEPTMLKKQFVNVPIYVGADRVQAAMQLVSEHPVNLIFADDAFQHRKLKRDIDIVLIDATAPTSDYHPLPWGMARESFESLRRAQFVILTKVNLASSDNLKFIENKLSAVNGDFKTIRADYLVTSELNDLSACCFVVCGLGRPEAFLASLQMKGFNVVGSLLFPDHHAYSETDAVRIVSEMKKLGASVILTTEKDFVKLDRHKNLKDFVQVVSLQLGFSSDVEILHEEISSKTL, encoded by the coding sequence ATGAAAAAAAGAGATATGTTGGCTCCTTTGGGGTTATTGTTTTCTTTTCTGAGTGGGGCCCGTGGGCGGCTCTATGATTGGAAAGTGAAACCTGCAGAGTCCGTAGGCGTTCCGGTGGTGAGTGTGGGCAACCTCACAGTGGGGGGGACCGGCAAGACACCAGTTATTGCCGCACTCATTGAATGGGCCATTCAAAGCGGATATCGACCTGGAGTTGTTTCGCGAGGATATGGTCGACAAAGTTATGGCGTACAAGCTGTGCATGCAGATGATGAATCCGCAGAGCGGTTTGGGGATGAGCCAACCATGTTAAAAAAGCAGTTTGTTAATGTGCCGATCTATGTTGGGGCTGATCGAGTGCAGGCGGCTATGCAGTTAGTGTCGGAACATCCTGTGAATCTCATCTTTGCCGATGATGCCTTTCAACATCGAAAACTTAAACGAGACATTGATATTGTATTGATCGACGCCACGGCGCCAACCAGCGACTATCACCCCTTGCCGTGGGGCATGGCCCGGGAGTCATTTGAGAGTCTTCGCAGAGCTCAATTTGTGATTCTAACAAAAGTGAACCTGGCTTCTAGTGATAACTTGAAATTTATTGAGAATAAACTATCTGCTGTGAACGGTGATTTTAAGACCATACGTGCAGATTACCTTGTGACCTCTGAGTTGAATGATTTGTCAGCATGTTGTTTTGTGGTGTGTGGCCTGGGGCGGCCAGAAGCCTTTTTGGCGAGCCTTCAAATGAAGGGCTTCAATGTGGTGGGAAGTTTGTTGTTTCCGGATCACCATGCTTATTCAGAAACTGATGCTGTTCGCATTGTGTCTGAAATGAAAAAATTGGGTGCATCGGTGATTTTGACCACGGAAAAAGACTTTGTAAAATTAGATAGGCATAAAAATTTGAAAGACTTTGTTCAGGTGGTTTCCCTGCAATTGGGATTTTCATCGGACGTCGAGATTTTGCATGAAGAAATTAGCTCAAAAACTCTTTAA
- the lpxB gene encoding lipid-A-disaccharide synthase has protein sequence MGLLHFDWRRRSLAKSNPASNEILIVAAEASSTLYAQRLLEYWRQQNQSIASFGIGSRSMEAMGFEILGRSEELAVVGFQEVMAHWGDIKGAFDRLVEAAKERKPKVALLLDYPDFNLRLAKKLKKLGIPVVYYISPQVWAWRRSRVKIIRRLVDKMLVLFPFEKDFYDKNGVSAEFVGHPLLDELKSDLFDQNEIKKDRQRYGIKDNETLLALMPGSRHSEIKNHLETQLAVAERLHGENEDLQVALFVAPTFDLETFKSNMPPLQFPLIVLQDEPFRMIRLADVVLCASGTATLLVGLLEKPMVIMYKMNAMTAWIAKTFVKDTPFFGMINLVLGKMVAPEFFQEAASVEGLAGALRRLINEPTAAEEMACDLKQAKVRLGSEGATTRVAKALDGYFS, from the coding sequence ATGGGCTTGTTGCACTTCGATTGGCGGAGAAGATCATTGGCGAAATCCAATCCCGCCTCAAATGAGATCTTAATCGTTGCTGCTGAGGCCTCGAGTACACTTTATGCTCAACGTTTGCTTGAATACTGGCGACAACAGAATCAGTCTATTGCAAGTTTTGGTATTGGCAGTCGGTCCATGGAAGCCATGGGGTTTGAAATCTTAGGTCGCTCTGAAGAATTGGCAGTGGTTGGGTTTCAAGAAGTCATGGCTCATTGGGGTGATATTAAAGGGGCGTTTGATCGATTAGTCGAAGCTGCAAAAGAGCGCAAACCGAAAGTGGCCTTGCTTCTAGATTACCCCGATTTCAATTTGCGATTGGCAAAGAAACTTAAAAAACTGGGAATACCCGTTGTCTATTACATTTCACCTCAAGTTTGGGCTTGGCGACGGTCACGGGTGAAAATAATTAGGCGCTTAGTAGATAAGATGCTGGTGTTGTTTCCGTTTGAAAAAGATTTTTATGACAAAAATGGTGTGTCGGCGGAGTTTGTTGGGCACCCGCTGTTGGATGAACTTAAATCTGACCTGTTTGATCAAAACGAGATCAAAAAGGATCGGCAGCGATATGGCATAAAAGACAACGAAACGCTTTTGGCTTTGATGCCAGGGAGTCGGCACTCAGAGATTAAAAACCATTTAGAAACTCAGTTGGCTGTAGCTGAACGCTTGCATGGAGAAAATGAAGACCTGCAAGTGGCGTTGTTTGTGGCGCCCACTTTTGATCTAGAGACCTTCAAAAGCAATATGCCGCCGCTTCAGTTTCCACTGATTGTTTTGCAGGATGAGCCTTTTCGTATGATTCGTCTTGCGGATGTAGTTTTGTGTGCCTCAGGGACGGCCACTTTGTTGGTGGGTCTCCTCGAAAAGCCCATGGTTATTATGTACAAAATGAATGCCATGACAGCGTGGATTGCGAAAACCTTTGTTAAAGACACGCCCTTTTTTGGAATGATTAACTTGGTTCTTGGCAAAATGGTGGCGCCCGAATTTTTTCAAGAGGCAGCAAGTGTAGAGGGTCTCGCGGGGGCACTTCGAAGGTTGATCAATGAACCCACGGCGGCCGAAGAGATGGCTTGTGACCTGAAACAGGCCAAAGTGAGATTGGGCAGTGAGGGGGCGACAACGAGAGTTGCCAAAGCCTTGGATGGCTATTTTTCATGA
- a CDS encoding Gfo/Idh/MocA family oxidoreductase translates to MSKLRAAVVGVGYLGRFHAQKYKAIADVDLVAVCDASAARAAEVAQELECAAETDYRNLIGKVDLVTVASSTPTHYEIAKTFLENGIHVNVEKPITTTSQQGEELCSLAEKNGLKLQVGHVERFNPAFEAAHKKMMVPWFIECHRLAPFKPRGVDVNVVLDLMIHDLDVILSLVDSEPVNIAAVGTPVITDTIDIANARIEFKSGAVANVTSSRVSTSAQRKFRVFQRDQYLSLDFGSGDVNLLTKTGQWQPDAELPIEHESWNLEKGDALLAETQSFVNSVLENKPCRVSGRDGLVALRLAEKIIGEIQSRLK, encoded by the coding sequence ATGAGTAAGCTGAGAGCCGCCGTCGTAGGTGTGGGTTACTTAGGTCGATTTCATGCACAAAAATACAAAGCCATTGCCGATGTCGATTTGGTCGCCGTCTGTGATGCCAGTGCGGCGCGGGCGGCTGAGGTGGCTCAAGAGTTAGAGTGTGCTGCTGAAACGGACTACCGAAATTTGATAGGTAAAGTGGACCTGGTCACTGTAGCTTCATCTACTCCCACCCACTATGAAATTGCCAAAACATTTTTAGAAAATGGAATCCACGTTAACGTTGAAAAGCCAATTACTACCACCAGCCAGCAGGGTGAGGAGTTATGTAGTTTAGCCGAAAAGAACGGGCTTAAACTGCAGGTGGGACACGTCGAGCGGTTTAATCCTGCTTTTGAGGCTGCTCATAAAAAAATGATGGTTCCTTGGTTTATTGAGTGCCACCGATTGGCTCCATTTAAGCCAAGAGGTGTGGACGTCAATGTTGTGCTTGATTTAATGATACACGACTTGGATGTCATTCTCAGTCTTGTTGACAGCGAGCCTGTGAACATCGCAGCCGTTGGGACTCCGGTGATTACCGATACCATTGATATTGCCAATGCTCGCATCGAGTTTAAAAGTGGTGCGGTGGCAAATGTAACGTCCTCGAGGGTATCAACAAGTGCTCAGCGAAAGTTCCGAGTTTTTCAGCGAGATCAATACCTGTCTTTGGATTTTGGATCTGGAGATGTGAACTTGTTGACGAAGACAGGGCAGTGGCAGCCCGATGCGGAGTTACCCATAGAGCACGAATCATGGAACCTTGAAAAAGGTGATGCACTACTGGCTGAAACTCAGTCGTTTGTAAATTCAGTTCTTGAAAACAAACCCTGTCGTGTGTCTGGCCGAGATGGGCTTGTTGCACTTCGATTGGCGGAGAAGATCATTGGCGAAATCCAATCCCGCCTCAAATGA
- the lpxA gene encoding acyl-ACP--UDP-N-acetylglucosamine O-acyltransferase, producing the protein MNIHESAVVSPQAKLADDVIVGPFSVIEGDVTIGSGSRIDSHVCIGSPFGKVTIGRNNHILPGAVLGGPPQDLKYDGEKTELILGDNNVIREFVTLNLGTAQGGGVTRIGDHNLLMAYVHIAHDCELGDHIVIANTTQFAGHVKVEDHVKIGGLCGITQFCRLGKYCYIGGDSSVNKDVLPFTIAQGNWATMRATNKVGLERAGFSKDDIAAIHKCIRMVLKGAGTIEEIMAELKAQSHLPESVQYLLDFMHSSKRGLAR; encoded by the coding sequence ATGAATATACATGAATCTGCGGTCGTATCACCTCAGGCTAAGCTAGCCGATGACGTGATTGTCGGTCCCTTTTCAGTGATTGAAGGTGATGTCACTATTGGCAGCGGATCACGAATTGATAGCCATGTGTGTATCGGTAGCCCCTTTGGCAAAGTCACAATTGGCAGGAACAATCATATTTTGCCAGGGGCCGTGCTTGGTGGCCCTCCTCAGGATCTCAAGTATGACGGTGAAAAAACCGAGTTAATATTGGGTGATAATAACGTGATTCGAGAGTTTGTGACTCTTAACTTGGGCACGGCTCAAGGTGGCGGTGTCACCCGTATTGGCGACCACAACCTTTTGATGGCCTACGTACACATTGCCCATGATTGTGAGCTGGGTGACCACATAGTTATTGCCAACACCACCCAGTTTGCGGGTCATGTTAAGGTAGAAGATCACGTTAAAATTGGTGGGCTTTGTGGAATCACTCAGTTTTGCAGGCTCGGCAAATATTGTTATATCGGTGGCGACTCATCGGTAAACAAAGATGTATTGCCCTTTACGATTGCCCAAGGCAATTGGGCCACCATGCGGGCCACTAATAAAGTGGGCCTTGAGCGGGCGGGCTTTAGTAAAGACGATATTGCTGCTATTCATAAATGCATAAGAATGGTTTTAAAAGGCGCGGGGACCATTGAAGAGATTATGGCAGAGTTGAAAGCTCAGTCCCATTTACCTGAAAGCGTTCAATATCTTTTAGATTTTATGCATTCCTCAAAGAGAGGGTTGGCAAGATGA
- the fabZ gene encoding 3-hydroxyacyl-ACP dehydratase FabZ produces MKILPHRYPFLLVDRVVERTLSSGKNRVGSTIRAIKNVSINEPFFNGHFPGRPIMPGVLIIEALAQAGGLSCFRPEDPPMDMTIGSVKETRFRKPVVPGDVLELCCEVKKDRGNMVLISGRAEVGGEIVAESEILAWFTPREQ; encoded by the coding sequence ATGAAAATCCTCCCTCATCGCTATCCATTCTTACTTGTGGATAGGGTGGTGGAGCGTACCTTGTCTTCAGGGAAGAATCGTGTGGGCAGCACCATTCGTGCGATTAAGAATGTCAGTATTAACGAACCCTTTTTTAACGGCCACTTTCCAGGCCGACCCATTATGCCAGGTGTATTAATCATCGAGGCTCTAGCTCAAGCCGGTGGATTGTCGTGTTTTCGGCCGGAAGATCCGCCTATGGATATGACCATTGGGTCGGTAAAAGAAACCCGCTTTCGAAAGCCAGTGGTTCCCGGAGATGTTCTAGAGTTGTGTTGTGAAGTGAAAAAAGATCGAGGCAACATGGTGCTGATCTCTGGCCGTGCCGAGGTGGGTGGCGAAATCGTGGCTGAAAGCGAAATTCTGGCCTGGTTCACTCCGCGGGAGCAATAA
- a CDS encoding OmpH family outer membrane protein — protein MMNPLSRLVVTCTLLMLPLSAIANTKIGYVDMKKAVESTKAGKSARETLEKEFAKKKTALEKRKADIEKMTQDFEKKSMVLSEDVRIKKQQSLQEEVLKYQKMLGESQVDISQKERDLMMPILGRLRDVIQDVAKEKGYTMVLEKAEQSVLWANEELDLTDEVIKRYDKGK, from the coding sequence ATGATGAATCCTTTAAGTCGCCTTGTGGTTACGTGCACTCTTTTAATGCTGCCACTTTCAGCTATTGCCAATACGAAGATTGGTTACGTGGATATGAAAAAAGCCGTAGAATCCACCAAGGCGGGTAAGTCAGCCCGCGAGACTCTTGAAAAAGAGTTTGCAAAAAAGAAGACGGCGCTTGAGAAGCGAAAAGCCGACATTGAGAAGATGACACAAGACTTTGAGAAAAAGAGCATGGTGTTATCAGAAGATGTGAGGATAAAAAAGCAACAAAGTCTTCAGGAAGAAGTTTTGAAGTATCAAAAAATGTTGGGTGAAAGTCAGGTGGACATCAGCCAAAAAGAACGCGATTTGATGATGCCCATATTGGGGCGCTTGCGCGATGTGATTCAAGATGTAGCTAAAGAAAAGGGCTACACTATGGTGCTTGAAAAAGCCGAGCAAAGTGTACTTTGGGCCAATGAAGAACTTGATCTGACAGATGAGGTCATCAAGCGCTATGACAAAGGCAAATAA
- the bamA gene encoding outer membrane protein assembly factor BamA, with the protein MNLHLQWADYNSTARQALFDKVSKAGYAQPLFLTKCLKQLGNFSLVNLLRGCIPFIFAGILAVPAFAASSIIGEIVIKGPKKIESAAVRGKLASKVGDSVDRVTIRKDVEQLFATGFFNDVRVEQLDKNGKAVLVYTVVEKPSIASISYEGNDELSDDDISEVAELKAFEILDMSRLRVASEKIEKLYEDKGFFLARVKVRVEDDSESDNVRVIFDIVENDKVMVKSIRFLGNRQLPSGNLQGAMETKEGGFFSAIFGGGAYKQDAFDRDVQRLNFLYFNEGFVQVKIDRPQVYVTPDKKGIYITIRVEEGDRFNIGSVDFAGDMLFTHDELREATLVQEGDQFTYEDLQKDLRSLQAKYGDLGYAFTNVIPRTRVREKDQLVDITYEIDKGQKVFIGEINVVGNTTTRDKVVRRELRIREGELYNETRKRESLANVQRLGYFDEVNFNVKTPKGRSDIMDIDIMVKERNTGSIQLGAGYSSQNGMVVNGQIQQINLAGRGQKLSATLDYNKNQTRFNLNFTEPYLLDTEWSVGVDAYQSERVLIDYNEQKRGGALRVGHPLAPYLDGYLSYKLDDTFLELTSGDPALFPVDTANGITSSLTASLVYDKRNDRFAPTDGVYSNVSVEYAGLGGDLNYTKGGANFRYYKTVFWELVWRNNITYGFISSNLDNLAPPFNQLYLLGGPNTLRGYDWFTVGKRKFSKAAKDEAASVVPGLTDEEIQNRAMRPFGGSQQLYYNMEFQFPLIKEAGVMGVTFLDVGDAQDQLNLGQLRSDLGFGFRWFSPIGPLRFEWGFPLDRREEFDDPPYKFEFAIGSPF; encoded by the coding sequence TTGAATCTGCACCTCCAGTGGGCCGATTATAATTCCACGGCTCGTCAGGCTCTCTTTGACAAGGTTTCGAAAGCAGGCTACGCTCAGCCGTTATTTTTGACTAAGTGCTTAAAACAATTAGGGAATTTTAGCTTGGTAAATCTTCTTAGAGGTTGCATTCCATTCATTTTTGCCGGCATATTAGCCGTACCAGCATTCGCCGCGTCCAGTATAATTGGCGAGATTGTTATTAAAGGGCCCAAAAAGATTGAGTCAGCTGCTGTTCGCGGCAAGTTGGCTTCAAAAGTGGGTGACTCCGTAGACCGTGTAACCATTCGAAAAGACGTGGAACAACTTTTTGCCACTGGTTTTTTTAACGACGTTCGCGTGGAGCAACTGGATAAAAATGGAAAGGCTGTTTTAGTTTACACGGTGGTGGAGAAACCATCTATTGCTAGCATCTCCTACGAGGGCAATGATGAATTGAGCGACGATGACATATCTGAAGTGGCTGAGCTTAAGGCCTTTGAAATTTTGGACATGTCGCGATTGCGGGTGGCCTCTGAGAAAATTGAAAAACTTTATGAAGATAAAGGGTTCTTTTTAGCCCGAGTGAAAGTGCGCGTTGAGGATGATTCGGAAAGCGACAATGTTCGGGTGATTTTCGATATCGTTGAAAACGACAAAGTTATGGTGAAGAGCATTCGGTTTCTTGGTAATCGTCAGCTTCCCAGCGGCAACTTGCAAGGAGCTATGGAAACCAAAGAAGGTGGTTTTTTTAGCGCGATTTTTGGTGGTGGTGCCTACAAGCAAGATGCCTTTGATCGAGATGTCCAGCGTTTGAATTTCTTGTACTTCAACGAAGGCTTTGTGCAGGTCAAGATTGATCGGCCCCAGGTGTACGTGACTCCAGATAAAAAGGGCATTTACATTACGATTCGAGTGGAAGAGGGCGATCGTTTCAATATTGGTTCTGTAGACTTCGCGGGTGACATGTTGTTCACCCACGATGAGTTGCGAGAAGCCACTTTGGTCCAAGAGGGTGACCAATTTACCTATGAAGATCTGCAAAAAGATCTCCGCTCATTGCAGGCAAAGTATGGTGATTTGGGCTATGCGTTTACCAACGTCATACCCCGCACAAGAGTTCGAGAAAAAGATCAATTGGTGGACATCACCTATGAGATCGACAAGGGTCAAAAGGTTTTCATCGGCGAAATCAATGTGGTCGGTAACACCACAACTCGCGATAAAGTGGTTCGCCGTGAGCTTCGAATTCGCGAGGGAGAACTTTACAACGAAACTCGAAAACGAGAGTCGTTGGCAAATGTGCAGCGGCTTGGGTATTTTGATGAAGTTAATTTCAATGTGAAAACTCCAAAAGGCCGCTCTGACATTATGGATATTGATATCATGGTGAAAGAGCGCAATACGGGAAGCATTCAACTGGGCGCTGGGTACAGCTCGCAGAATGGAATGGTCGTAAATGGGCAGATTCAGCAGATCAACTTGGCCGGCCGTGGGCAAAAGTTAAGTGCTACACTTGATTACAATAAGAACCAAACTCGCTTTAACCTAAACTTCACGGAGCCGTATCTACTAGATACGGAGTGGTCAGTAGGGGTGGACGCCTATCAGTCTGAGAGAGTGCTGATTGACTATAACGAGCAAAAGCGTGGGGGAGCCTTGCGTGTGGGGCACCCGCTGGCGCCTTATTTAGACGGATATTTGAGTTATAAGTTAGATGACACGTTCCTAGAGTTGACCTCGGGGGACCCAGCGCTATTTCCCGTGGATACGGCCAATGGAATCACTAGCTCCCTTACAGCAAGCCTCGTTTATGACAAACGAAATGACCGTTTTGCCCCTACCGATGGTGTTTACTCAAATGTGTCTGTGGAGTACGCGGGGCTTGGGGGAGATCTGAACTACACTAAAGGTGGAGCCAATTTCAGATATTACAAAACCGTTTTTTGGGAACTGGTGTGGCGAAACAACATCACCTATGGGTTTATCTCTTCGAATCTAGACAATTTGGCCCCACCCTTTAACCAGCTCTATCTCTTGGGCGGACCCAACACTTTGCGAGGCTATGATTGGTTCACTGTGGGAAAGCGAAAATTCTCGAAAGCAGCCAAGGATGAGGCGGCCTCAGTGGTGCCAGGCCTAACCGATGAAGAGATACAAAATCGGGCCATGCGTCCTTTTGGCGGATCGCAGCAACTTTATTACAACATGGAATTTCAATTTCCTTTGATTAAAGAGGCTGGAGTGATGGGCGTGACCTTTTTAGATGTGGGTGACGCGCAAGATCAGCTGAATCTCGGACAGTTGCGCAGTGACTTGGGGTTTGGATTTCGTTGGTTCTCTCCCATAGGTCCGCTGCGGTTTGAGTGGGGGTTTCCTTTGGATCGCAGAGAAGAGTTTGATGATCCCCCTTACAAATTTGAATTTGCCATTGGCTCACCGTTTTAA
- a CDS encoding ABC transporter ATP-binding protein, with amino-acid sequence MSEVLIQAKGVKKVYSHGGNQLTVVQGIDLMVHRGDALCILGPSGAGKSTLLHMLGGLDKPSLGQVIYQNENLFKKTDDELAHFRNRSVGFVFQFHHLLKEFTALENVAMPARIGGVPHREARRRAEELLGRLGLSDRKTHYPTELSGGEQQRVAIARALVQKPEVLMADEPTGNLDTENSRNIQKLFFELKEQMGLTLVVVTHDQNFASLFPRQMTLKDGRWSA; translated from the coding sequence ATGAGTGAGGTTTTGATTCAAGCCAAGGGCGTGAAGAAGGTCTATAGCCATGGCGGAAACCAATTGACCGTGGTTCAAGGCATAGATCTAATGGTGCATAGGGGTGATGCGCTTTGTATTCTTGGGCCATCGGGGGCCGGAAAAAGCACTTTACTGCATATGCTGGGCGGCCTTGATAAACCGTCCTTGGGTCAGGTGATCTACCAGAACGAAAATCTTTTTAAAAAAACCGATGACGAGTTAGCTCATTTTCGAAATCGAAGCGTGGGATTTGTGTTTCAGTTTCATCATTTGTTAAAGGAGTTCACCGCTCTTGAAAATGTGGCCATGCCTGCGCGCATTGGAGGAGTTCCTCATAGAGAAGCTCGACGCCGAGCGGAAGAATTGCTGGGACGGCTTGGGTTGAGTGACCGAAAAACTCATTATCCCACAGAGCTCAGTGGTGGAGAGCAGCAGCGCGTTGCAATAGCTCGAGCCCTGGTGCAGAAACCTGAAGTGTTGATGGCCGATGAGCCCACGGGAAATCTGGACACTGAAAATAGTAGGAACATCCAAAAGCTTTTTTTCGAGCTGAAAGAGCAAATGGGGTTAACCTTAGTGGTGGTGACCCACGATCAAAATTTTGCGTCACTGTTTCCAAGGCAAATGACTTTAAAAGACGGCCGGTGGAGTGCCTAG
- a CDS encoding ABC transporter permease, with protein sequence MYGLWVTWRQMRGGRGYFGITASFAMFGMILGVASLVVAMAVVSGYETTLKKSIVDVVGHVIVSKRGAAIGDVISFTEKIKTVVGSHLKMTPFVVVEAVLARKGQLSGVIVEGVERQTVAEVLKLEKRIIQGKFDLEVIHDIPGVLLGRGLVKRFDLKLGDEFKVVMPQSDPYDATQFRPRVRRFRLTGVLDLGRYDYDNRYIVADLKAAQELAEIGDQVMGVRLRLPEDDQARPVAAKLAEDLGFPYWTRDWTDLNRNLFEAIKWERWIIFLVISVMIIAAAFNVSSTLYFSVLKRFADISVLKTIGASQSFILRLFAQQGLIIGVVGSFLGLLLGLLACYAFSFAQGQWNILPAEVYTLTSIEVEVRGTDVLAVFAASLLICFLSTLAPALRGARLKPVEGLRYE encoded by the coding sequence TTGTACGGTCTTTGGGTGACATGGAGACAGATGCGGGGTGGTCGAGGTTATTTTGGCATCACGGCTTCGTTTGCCATGTTCGGTATGATTTTAGGTGTGGCCTCGTTGGTTGTGGCCATGGCGGTTGTCAGTGGCTATGAGACCACATTGAAAAAGTCGATTGTCGATGTGGTGGGCCATGTGATTGTGTCAAAGCGTGGGGCAGCCATTGGCGATGTGATTTCATTTACTGAAAAAATCAAAACAGTTGTGGGTTCACACTTAAAAATGACTCCATTTGTAGTTGTTGAAGCCGTACTTGCGCGAAAGGGCCAGTTGTCAGGCGTCATCGTCGAGGGCGTCGAAAGGCAAACGGTGGCAGAGGTTTTGAAATTAGAAAAGAGAATCATTCAGGGGAAATTCGACCTCGAAGTCATTCATGATATCCCAGGCGTTTTGCTGGGACGTGGTCTTGTGAAACGCTTTGATTTAAAATTAGGCGATGAGTTTAAAGTGGTGATGCCCCAATCTGACCCATATGATGCCACTCAATTTCGGCCCCGCGTGCGTCGTTTCAGGCTCACTGGTGTTTTGGATCTGGGTAGATATGATTACGACAATCGATACATTGTTGCCGATCTTAAGGCGGCTCAAGAGCTTGCGGAAATTGGCGATCAGGTGATGGGCGTGCGACTACGCCTCCCGGAGGATGATCAGGCTCGGCCAGTGGCTGCAAAATTGGCAGAAGATTTGGGTTTTCCCTATTGGACTCGGGATTGGACGGATTTAAATCGCAATTTATTTGAGGCTATAAAGTGGGAGCGATGGATCATCTTTTTAGTGATATCAGTCATGATCATTGCCGCTGCATTTAACGTGTCCAGCACGTTATACTTTAGCGTACTAAAGAGATTTGCAGACATTAGTGTTCTTAAAACCATCGGTGCGTCTCAAAGTTTTATTTTACGTCTTTTTGCTCAACAGGGATTGATCATTGGAGTTGTGGGCTCGTTTCTAGGTCTTTTATTGGGTCTGCTGGCTTGTTACGCCTTTTCCTTTGCGCAAGGTCAATGGAACATTTTGCCTGCAGAAGTGTACACGCTGACAAGTATTGAGGTAGAGGTGAGGGGAACAGATGTTTTAGCGGTATTTGCAGCATCCTTGTTGATTTGCTTTTTGTCCACGCTGGCTCCGGCACTCAGAGGGGCCCGCTTAAAACCTGTTGAGGGGTTAAGGTATGAGTGA
- the prfB gene encoding peptide chain release factor 2, whose amino-acid sequence MIADKKPQICGGTFDIDIKEKRLEELETQSQNPEIWNNPQQMQALNKERVVLERSVQDWNDLNSKVDDAFVLLDMAKEENDEGVFSEVKVEVAKIQELVDGLELKSLLGGETDPNSAYLSINSGAGGTEASDWASMLLRMYLRYCEKQGFKVEIMAMTEGEEAGIKSATLHIEGPFAYGYLKTETGVHRLVRISPFDSNARRHTSFASIFVWPEVDDNIEIEIRDEDIRLDTYRASGAGGQHVNRTDSAVRITHEPTGIVVQCQSQRSQHANRDKAFKMLRAALYEHEMEKRQQEQDEANKKKKAIEWGSQIRSYVLHPYQMVKDHRTDVESGSPQKVLDGDIDVFVEGYLKQQARGGD is encoded by the coding sequence TTGATAGCCGACAAAAAACCGCAGATTTGCGGAGGTACCTTTGACATCGATATTAAAGAAAAGCGTCTCGAAGAGTTAGAAACTCAATCGCAAAACCCAGAAATTTGGAACAACCCCCAGCAAATGCAAGCCCTTAATAAAGAGCGAGTGGTGTTAGAGCGTTCGGTGCAAGACTGGAATGATCTTAACAGCAAGGTGGACGATGCCTTTGTTCTCTTAGATATGGCCAAGGAAGAAAATGACGAGGGTGTTTTTTCTGAAGTAAAGGTGGAAGTGGCAAAAATCCAGGAGCTTGTCGACGGATTGGAGCTTAAAAGCCTCTTAGGGGGCGAAACAGATCCGAATAGTGCCTACTTGTCTATTAACTCTGGTGCCGGTGGTACGGAGGCCAGCGACTGGGCCTCCATGCTTTTACGAATGTACTTGAGATATTGCGAAAAGCAGGGCTTTAAAGTGGAAATTATGGCCATGACCGAGGGTGAAGAAGCTGGGATTAAGTCGGCGACTTTGCATATTGAAGGTCCTTTTGCCTATGGCTATCTCAAGACGGAAACAGGCGTTCATCGCCTGGTTCGGATAAGCCCTTTTGATTCTAATGCCAGAAGGCACACCAGTTTTGCGTCTATTTTTGTGTGGCCAGAAGTGGATGACAATATTGAAATTGAAATAAGGGACGAAGATATTCGACTGGACACCTATCGAGCCAGCGGCGCGGGCGGTCAGCACGTAAACCGAACGGACTCTGCGGTGCGAATCACGCATGAGCCCACGGGTATTGTGGTGCAGTGTCAAAGCCAAAGAAGTCAACACGCCAACCGGGATAAGGCTTTTAAAATGTTGAGGGCGGCCCTTTACGAACACGAGATGGAAAAGCGGCAGCAAGAACAAGACGAGGCCAATAAGAAGAAAAAGGCCATTGAGTGGGGGAGTCAAATTCGATCTTATGTGTTGCACCCTTACCAGATGGTGAAGGATCATCGAACAGATGTGGAGTCAGGCTCACCACAAAAAGTTTTAGATGGCGATATTGATGTTTTTGTCGAGGGGTACTTGAAGCAACAAGCTCGGGGTGGAGATTAA